TCTATCAATAACTAAGAGAGGTGCATTTAAATTGCTCACTAAAGTgatgaatttatcattttttcctgtAATTCTACTGATTTTTATTACAAAACCAGAAGCACATAGAAATTTAGACATATTATATATTCCTGGTAGATTAAACTTTTAATTATGTAGAGGCCTTCTCTTAATGCTTtggcttaaaacattttttattcaatattaaaataactCCTTTAGCTTTCTTTGAACAGTATTTTCCTGGTAATatcctcactttttaaaaattttcactattctggccaggcccggtggttcatgcctgtaatcccaacactttgggaggccgaggtgagtggatcacgaggtcaggagttcaagaccagcctgaccaatatggtgaaaccctgtctctactaaaaaaataaaaaaaataaaaaaataaaaaaaataaaaaaataaaaaaattagccaggcacggtggcaggcgcctgtaatcccagctactcaggaggcggaggcaggagaatcgcctgaacccaggaggtggaggttgcagtgagccaagatcatgccactgcactccagcctgggtgacagagtgagattccatctcaaaaaaaaaaaaaaaaaaaaaatcactatttttgtATATCTGTTGTACATATCTtgttataatttactttttatttacccACTCTAACAACCTCTATCTTAAATGATAGTtactatttattctattttattcatacATTTGGGCTGCCACCTTTATAGTtctactttttcatctttttatgcttttttttttttttttttgcttttctttagacAATCTTGGTCCCACTTTTGAAAAAATTCTTAATTCCTATTATCCCTCCACTATTTAGAAAACTACTCTCTCCATTCTGATGACGAGTATCTTTGATACTGCAGTGCACACTTAATTTAACAATGCTGAGGTTAACCAATATCTTACAGCTTTTGTCCTGAACAGTTCATGAATGTTAAAACACTGAAATTCGGATCACCCGATCCCAACTTACATACTAtctctattctctatttcagTAATGTATTAAAACTGTCGTCGTATTTTAGTGGAGGGCCTTTCAGAATGTCACACTGGGGGAACTGTAGGAGGCAGGGATCTTCTCCCTTTATTTGCTGACCCAGTCTTCGGCTTTTTGCTGGTTTCTTACTCAGGGTTTACTCCTCATTGTTTGGATGGATTATTCAACTGCCCCACAACTCTTGTGGAACTGCTTCTCTGTAGACCTGTTGCCGAGGTTCAGCAAACGAACCCAAGCACCAAGCAATTGCTGTAGGCCTCTTCCTGAAATCTTCTCGTTAATAGTCCTTGGACTTGTCTAGGAGAGATGTACAACTGATGAAGAAACCACAAACAGAAGAGCAGAGAAGTTGTCTTACGGGAAACCCTGAGAATCTGCAGTTTTGATTATATTCCTGTGACATGGCCTTTTTTGCAGCGTTGTTATATTCTGCAGAGACCATTACTAAGATTTATTCTCTATTTAAATGTAGATTTGACTATGTTCCTTCATGGCATTGTAGATGGTTGAATCTTCTTGCTTTAGCTACCTGCTACTACAGCTTCCGGAAGTCTTTACATAAGCCTACAATGCTCTCAACCTCATCTGAAGAGTCCCTATCTTTATGGATTATCAAATAAATTAGTTTATGCTGATTCCTATTTTAGAATTTGAATTGCATTCCTCCTTCTACCTGAAACCTCGGTGTACACGTGCATGcgtgcactcacacacactaaAGAGAATAGAAATTGCACATTAAGAGGTATCTCTACTTTTGCTGGTCTGACAATCACTTCGCTCCTTTTTGTTATTAAAGATAACAAAGGTGGTGTCTAGAGCAAGCTGGGCTCCTCCTTGCTTGATCCTCAGGACTTCCCCAAGGATGAATCAAGTTATTCCACTTCCAAGGAGATGTGCTTACATTTGAAACATTGTATCAGTTACTTTACCACAATAAAGGTTAGTGATCACGTGGGTTGGGTATCCCCTTTTTGGCTCTTTGTCTTTCCCTCTCCCATAATCTAGATTAGTGGGCCAGTCAGCCAACATCACTAGAAATATAAGGAGATGGAAATAAACGTAGGTATATTTCTCTCACCTATTGTGGCTGGACTATTTAGGTCAGCTGAGGGAAGATGCTAGAGGtaaaacaaactattttaaaaatactggtgtggggccaggcacggtggctcacgcctgtaatcccagcactttgggaggccgaggcgggcggatcacaaggtcaggagatcgagaccatcctggctaacatggtgaaatcccgtctctaccaaaataacaagaaatgaactgggcatggtgctgggtgcctgtagtcccagcttactcgggaggctgaggcaggagaatggcatgaacccaggagacggagcttgcagtgagccaagatcgtgccaccgcactccagcctgggcaacagagcgaaactgtctcacaacaaacaaacaaacaaatactggTGTGGAAGGGTACCAAATTATTAACCTGCCCAACATGCCATCAGTTACTGTTTCTCAGTTCAGCTTTCATTCTAGAAACTACCATGGAACTGTTAACTCTCATTTGGATTACTGTCCTTCCAGCCAGTTCTGGTGAATCAAAAAAATTTTCAAGTTATTCATGTATTAAATATTATCCCATTTTTCGCATGTGGCAGGGTGGTCCAGAGGCTGCTGCCTTGACTGAAAGGGACTGGAACAACTTGTCTCTGCCATCTCTgggcttttcttcctcttctactcCACTGCTCCGTGGAAACAATGTATCTTCTATTAGATCCATTACTTCAGTTGTGCTTTGAAGAGGGCAACAGGTTTCTCAGTGGGTTCTGATTTTAGTACCTTGATATTAATCTGATTTATGAAATTCTCCATGGAGTTCATCTGAGGTTACCAGATTCTGCTGTGGAATATGAGGCTCAAGTCccagataataaaaatgtattttgacttTATCTCTTGGGCATTTATTTCTGTTGGGACTGTGGTGAAGAGGTTAAATATTTCTTGGTTATTCCTAAATTATCTGGTCAAGTATCcttatattatcatttttaatgtcaTACTTCATTAGCACATTTCCAACAACCTGGCAATTCCATTAACTAAGTAGCTTATTAACTTCCTCCAAATAATATCTTAAAAATCCCACCGTTTTCTCCCTCAGAAACTTACTTAGTATAGTATTCAAGGATGCTAGAATTCTACTGCTCACAAGATACTAGAGAGGACCCCTCTGAATACACACCCTGTGCTCCAACCTCCCTGCTCAGGCTCAGCTGCACTGCTTCTTTCCTGCTGCTGCAAACTGTGGTTCTGATTGTTCCGATTTGGGAGACAACATGTCCCTCCAAGAACCTCAAAAAACTCAGTAATTTACAGAAGGGACCAGAGATTTTGTGTCAGCCTATGAAACTCTGCAGGGAGATCAGCAATAGGACTATTTGACGTTCCAACAAACTGGACCAGGCTCTCAAGCTTTCCCTCGTGTAGAACTCTGACAGATTCTCATTTATTGGAATAAtgcagataaaaaagaaaattaaaaagtcaatttgTTCTGTCACTGCCAGTATTTTATCAACCTTTATAAATGGTTAAGTATGAGCCAGGAGAAATTATCTTTTGTGGCTGTGACATTTCACCCAGGATAAGCTATGCTTAGGCTTAGATACATAGTTTAGAAATGCCTGCATATTAGGACAGTATCTTCTGCAAACTCCAGGCTTGGTTCTTAACTCAGAGTGCATCTATTTCCCTGGGCTCTGCTAATCATCCCAAGCCTTCCTTTCCTCATGGAAAAATACTCTGTACTCCCAGATTTGAGTATGAATCACCCTCAGAAGTGTCAGGACACTGAAGCCCTGGAAAAAGGAACAGGTAAGATGGGAAGTCCCAGAAACCAGGGAACTTGGCTGCAAGTgttacctttatttatttcatatatatatttccagaaGGACAACGGTTGCCTGGTATTAAAACCAAACCAGTCCATCAGAATCATTGACCAAAATGAGAATTTCCCTGTTGGGCCATTAGGATTGGAGTCTTATTAACCCTCCCCTATTCCTCTGGCCCATAATGCATTATGAGATAGAGGAGAAGAAACCAGGCACAGAAGACTCTCCCTCTCATGCTTTAACCCCACACCCTGTGCTCCACTTAAGCAGGATGTCTCCCCAGTTCTTGCCACTCCCACAATCAGAGCAGGTGAGGTTCACAATTATTCAGCCTCATCTCCAAGGAACCTTTAACCGCAACAGAGATCCTTGGGCCATTATGAGATGCTACTTTTTAGTTCTTAGTTATAGGAACATAAAATCAcggaagaaaaagcaaacaacacaAATACACGAAAGCCATTTACTCCTGGTGAATTCCTCGGGGTCCCAGGTTCAACACTTTCCGTGATGTCAGAGTACTCAGTCAGGGATGATGGGAACAGGGTGTCAGGAGAATAGTTTTGATGGTCTTGCCAGCAacagctttttcttattttccataaTTTGGTCTTAGCCGTTTTCCAGTTGTCTTCATGTAAATAAAGTGGCCCATGGCAATCATGATTCTGTAATTGTTACAGTGCCTTTGTAACTTGACACTGTTCCCAAATCCCCTTACTCACACTGCCCCGTGATGGGGGTGTGAAGGGGTTGGTGGGCTTGTGCATATGAGGAAATGTGAATGATTTCATTACGACTGAATATGCTTTACTCAATAAGTACTCAAACGCTACCACCTCACTTGCAGTAGAAGTGCTAGGGACGAAACCAAGAGACTGGCTGAATAATGGGAAGGTTAAATGCATgagtattttaatagaaaaaaatattaaaaacaaaaccagaactcGTATGGAAAGAGGCTTCTGACTAGGCCCTCCTTTCTAGCAGTTTGGCACCTGATAACAAAATTTGACATTGGGGGAGGGAGCAGCTTGACAAGGTCCACATGAAGCAGCCTTGAGATTTTTCGCCCACTTCCATTTCTCCTCAGCATCAAAGGAAAGTGCATGGTAAGAAGTGAATCAGACAGCGAGGGATTTATACAGTTATCCTGTGAACATGTGGCAAAGCCATCAGGACGCAAATCTCCTGTCTTGAGTTCAGAGCTGTGTGCTTTAAGATTTGACCCCACTAAAGACAGAATCCTTCAGGCTGGTCCCTTCCCAAACCTAAGGGGCTGTCCTTGGCCACTTTCAACCTGAAGCTGTTGAGCAGTCTTTAGGATATGTAACAGCCTATTTTTTGGACGATACAGTAACCACAACCTCTTAAGTCTCTTAATTCTCCTACTTTATACCCATGAGGTAGAGGCAGGCGCACTCCAGTGAAGGAGAAGCCTCAATTCAGGTTGTACTTTGGATGAAACATCCCCTCAAGGTGTAGAAGACGACGGAGAGGTTCTGCCCAGGCCTGTATTTAGTTGCAGGAAGAGGTGATGTCAGATCTGGGCAGGTCAGGGAGACTCCCTCGAAAAGGTCTTCCCAGGCTGACAAGAGGGCTTTTCCTATTCCTCACCTCCCTTAGATGAGGGCTGAAAGCAGATCTCCTCACATGGGGACCTAGCTAGGAGGTCTTTTCTGAGTGGGTCCTCTGATGTCTAATTAAGTGATATCCTCTGCTGAAGCTTTTTCCACAGGTAGGGCACGTGAATGGTTtctccccagtgtgtgttctctGATGCCTGACGAGGTGGTCCCTGCGACTGAAGCTCTTCCCACATTCGTTGCATCGGCAGGGCCTCACTGAGGCATGTCCTCTCAAGTGCTTGGCGAACGCTGCGCTGTGGGTGAAGCAGCGCCCGCACTCGCTGCAGAGGTAGAGCTCTTCGGCAGCGTGCGTCTTCCGGTGCGCCAGGTACCGCCTGTGTTCACTGAAGTCCTCGCCACACTCTCCACACAAGTAGGGTTTGCCTCCCAGGTGGATTCTTTGGTGTGTTGTTAACACAGATTTCTGGCTGAAGCTTTTGCCACAAATAGTACAAAAGAAGGGTTTTTCTCCTGTATGTGTCCTCTGATGCCTGACAAGGTCTGAAGTCCAGCGGAAGTGCTTTCCACAATCATCACATCTATAGGGCTTCTCCACAGATGGAGTTCTCTCGGCCTGGGTCAAAGGGGAGGTCTCTTCCAAATTCTTCCGGTTTAGGGGGTATTTATAAGGCGCGTTCATCTTATGAACCTTTTGGTGCCTGGCAAGATGTGAGCTTCGTGTGTAACTTTTTCCACACTCCATgcatttatagggtttctctcccgTGTGAGTCCTCAGGTGTCTAACAAGATGGGAGTTACAAGTGAAGCTCTTTCCACACACAGAACAGTCATGATGCCTCCCTAACAGGGGCTGGATGGGCGTAGTTTCCCGAAGGTTCACAAAACTATTCACTTGAGAAATATTTGTACCAAATCGTCTTTCATTAAGTCCACCTAGATTGTCCTCGAAGACTATTTCCCAATCTGGAGTCTGGTGAATTTCTGGTTCTCCCAAAATAGGCCTGTGTATATCCTCCAAACTCAGATCTTCCTGCTCCGGACACTCTTCCTCATCTTTACTCCTATCTCCTGTAGAAAGGGTGAGAGGAAAAAAGGGGTCATTGTAGTGGCAACAATGCCTTCTACACAAcggggacattttttttttttttttttttgagacgaagtctagctctgccgcccaggctggagtgcagtggccggatctcagctcactgcaagctccgcctcccgggttcatgccattctcctgcctcagcctcccgagtagctgggactacaggcgcccgccacctcgcccggctaatttttttgtattttttagtacagacggggtttcaccgtgttagccaggatggtctcgatctcctgacctcgtgatccgcctgtctcggcctcccaaagtgctgggattacaggcttgagccaccgcgcccggcccggggacatttttaaaaaggggtttGAGACAGCAAGACTCAATGGAATGCCTGTCCTGTGCCAAGCACTTTCTCATATTGTTATGCTATCAACAAACCTTGGTATGCAGAAATATAATCTTCATTTTGTAAATGCAGAGACTGAGAATTGAGGGTTTAAGGGAATTGTACAGTAAATGGTTTATTTGCAATTCCAAAAGTTAGCATTTCTCTTTCACCCTTTTGTATTACATTGCTATCAGACATATGAtgggaggagaaaagaggagggaaatGACAGAAGAAATGGCTATCAGAAGGAGAAAGCAGTACTGGCTGACATGTTAGAAGAACTGATGAGAGCGGGGCcctacagagagagagaagcactGCCTAGAGGAACTGCCGGCTCAGGGTGGGTAAGACCCTTTTTGTCATTCCTCACCTGTGTAGGTAAAACTCAGGATTTCTGGCTCTTGAGTCTCTTGAGGCTCTTGGATATCTGGGACCCAAGGCTCTTCCTCTCTAACCTGGGAGATCTCATCAGGTCTGGGGATTGGAAATGCTGCTCAAGAGAGGGAAAATAGGATATCACGATTGGCTCAACAATTCCCTGTGTTAAGAGTGGACCTTTTCTATTTGGTAGGTTGTGGAGCAAATACATAGCCAGCTCAGGTCATGAAAACTTTCATCTCTTTAGTTTGTGTACTTTTAACCAAGGACTGCATATCTCTTGTCTTTCTTGTGGTTTTCACCTGCAACTCAATAATTACACCGTTGTACACCTTATCCTCTTTTCCCATACTCGAGAAAGATTATCTCCAACTCTTGTTTTAACACTCATGTgcttacttcaaatatttctgcACTAAAGCTGTAATATTACAAGTTTGTTTCCCTATTAGAGGTTTCCATTtccaaacatttatcttttactTGAAAGGACACCATATTTTGCACCTAATCCCTCAATTTTATTGGTGGGGAGGGCATAAGAGAAGTTCACTGCATACAATCTAAGGTCTAAGATCCCCCAAAATTTCCAGCAGGAAAAAGATCTCTGGGCTTAGAATACTCTAGAATACTTGAAATTCCTTACACAGAGAGACTACAATTCCACAATCTTCTTCCAAGACATATTCTCCATAGAACTCTTTCTGTGTTGGGTCCAGATCACTCCACTGGTCCTGGGAAAAGCATACGGCCACATCCTTGAACGTTACCAGTCCCTGAAACCACATAAGGATTTCATCAAAATGTGACGCTACAGGTAGCCTCGCATTTTGTACCTGTTGAAAGTCACACAATAGGAAGACTCCATCTAGGAGATGAAAGGAGCTCAAGTGGCGGGCTGCTTAAACTCATTCTCAGGGGAGCTATGTGTCCCCTAGCGTTCTGCACTGGCCCTGCCCCCTCCAACGCCATCACTTTCCCTGAGGACCAGCTTATGTTCTTCTTCTTTAAGGTGCTGTTTAAAATTTAGGAACGGTCTTAAAAATCATCATCCCTACTTGACACTTTAATGCTACATACATTTCTGCAAAATGTATCTTTTCTAGTCAATTTTCCTCAACGACTCTAATCACTTTCAATAGTTTCTACACTCTATAGCCAAAACAAGACTTTTTTCCTCAGTTAGATTACAATCTAAAACCATACatgaattctatttcttttcctccagCCACACGGCTTAGTTTCAGGgctttgatcatggtgaatacTTGCTAAATGTCTCAGCAGTACAGTCTGTCATActtacaaaaaactaaaaaaccctCATTTGACAACTTCGAAGCTGTACTGGAGTGTtacaaaataatctcattttgtTAGCTTTTCTAGTCAATGGCAAATAAACAGGCGTTGGCGCCTATGGATCCAATAGAGGGTATGATAATTTATCTCATTatctcctcccctttctcctccccttccaggcatctgcagaactgtgagcttaAAACTGGCAAGAGTGTAAATGTGTATCCTGCTTCGCCTGTTTAGTATGGCTAATGCCCAGTGGTTCTTCAAACAAACTCTCTGTGGCACAGAGGTAATCAGGGCACACCTGTGATAGAGCAGTAAGAAGAGCAACCATCTCTGAGTCTCCAGAGCTCCTCTCTGCGGGAAGGTCTGGCTCCTGGGGCACTGGGACCTCTACGAAGAAAAGGCGGCGAAGATCAGTAATATGCAGCGTGCCCCAATAATGGACAAAAATCTAGGCATCCCCCACCATCTTTGGTAAGAAGGTGGCCCTATCCTTCTTATTATGGGAACCAAGACACAGGCCTAAGGGTAGCTCCCATATCCCACACCCATCACCTATAAGACCATCAGAATGCCAAGAGAACAAGCAACAATCTGCTATCTAAGCTTGGCCGTGTTTTTAGGGGACTCTAGCTGGTGGTTCTGTCTCCTCTTGACATCCTGGATTCTGTGATTTCTTTCCATGCAGTCTACCCAGCTCTCCTGGTACAGGAGAAACATCCCCCTCCTTGCCTGCCTGTGCAGAAGCCACAATCCCCCCTTTCTGCTGAGGCTTCCCACCGCTCTCCTGCAGGGACTGGAGCTCCTCTTCCTGCTGTGGACGCTGCTCTGCCGGTGCCCCCCGATCTGGGCTCTGTGTGGTTTCCTCAGGAGACTGCCGGGGGGTCGAGCTTTGCACAGGATCCTGTGGCTCACTAGGTGACTCAGGCTCCGCTTCTAAATGCACCGTCTCCTCTGACAGGACTTCCTGGCCGTGAACATGGACAGTCACCTGGGAATAATTCCAACTTCCAGTCACCATGGAGTCAGGAGGAAGTTCTTGGTTGTCATGGGAGCTTATTTTAGGAGAAGATGTCTAGAGAAAACACTCCCAGAGGGACCCAGACAAGGAGGGGAAACTCCAGTCCCAACGCAGCAGGCAAGGAGGAGCTGAAGCTTATCCTCCCCAGAACGAGGCACGGGATGCGCAGGCCTGCAATGCTCTCTCACCACCCCCAGCTTCGGAACCCGTCACCCAAGGCTCCTTCCCATCTCCACCTGTCCCACCTGTAGCTCTCCTTGCTGCCTGCTTCCCTAGCTGACCAGCCAGGAAGGGGGATCTGTGACTGGGGATCTATGAGAACCTTTGAGGAAGTCACAAAATTCTTCTCTCCAGGAACCCAAGGCTCAACATTCAAAGAAGGGAAAACCAAAGCCATGACCCTTTAGTGGCTGAGACCCCTCAGACGGTCCCTCCACAGGTGTtccaaaatccagaaagtcacattcatacacacacatcccCCTAATCCGTGGGGCTCATGGATCTATGAGCAACCCGAGGGCAGAGCCCACTAATAATTTATGGGGATCCTGCAAGCCCTCCCCCAAATCCAGCCTTCCAGCAAATAGTCCCCCTCCACATCACACAGATCAGGACTCCCCCTCCTCACCCACCGCCTTGGTCTCCTGGGTTGTTTCTGCAAACCCTCCACCAGCGTCACCGCCTCCTCGCCACTTTCTGGCCGTTGGCCCCGCACCCAGCTCTGTAGTTCTCCGGGCAGGACGGTAAGAAATTGTTCCAGTACAAGCAGCTCTAGAATCTGCTCCTTTGTCCGCCTCTCTGGTCTCAGCCACTGGTGACAAAGTTCTCGGAGTCTGATGAGAGCTTCTCTAGGGCTTGCGGCTTCCTGATAGCGGAAGCGCCGGAAGTTCTGGTGGGAGGTCTCCAGCACTGGGTCATCCCTCTGTAAGACAGACTCTGGCCTACAGGTGAAATCATCTTCCAGTTTCACCATCAGAATTCCCTCTTCTTCCCAAAGATCCTGGTCCTCTGGTTCCACGGCTGTAGCCATTTCTTGGCTTTGGGGTGGTCTCACACCATCTAGAGCTCACACTGTCATTAgaccccagcctcagcctggacACAGTGAGGATTTTCTGCCAAGGGCCCTGGATAGAGAAGTAAAGACAAACAAGAGTATAAGCATGAAACTATACACAAGGACAACAGTCTGAGTTCAATCATAATCCCCTATACAAACTTCTTCAAATGGTTAAATCCTCTTTTCCCCAACTTCCATAACCATAAATCAACACATCCAGTTGGGAGAGGACAATCCACGACTAAAGGTGTGGTCCTCTATCCCCCTTCCTAGGCAAGGTTCATACTCCAAGAGAAAATACTGCATTTCCACTTCATGAGCACTGCCAATTCCATCTCTCAAGACTCCAAATCGgctccctcctcttcctgcctACAGACCGCTTTAGTTTCAGCCTTCATCATCTGCTGCCTGGACTACTGCTCTAACTTCCTGAGATCCCTGCAGTACTCAACTATGAGCAAAGTGCAACAGAATTACCTGTGGAGGTTTTGCAAAACACAGTATCACACATTTTTCACACACTCTGATTCAGTCAATCCAGGTAACTGTATGTTTAGAGATGCTACATGCAGTTCGAAAGTGTATCCATGGTTGAGAAACACCAACCATGAGGGAGGTGTGTAAGGTTATGAGCGAAAGTTCTGGAGTCAAGCTACCtgtgtttgaatcctggctctatcGCTTACTAGGTATTTCCAGAGTGAGACCATAGGCAAGTTCTCATTCTCCTTATGCTGGTTTCTCTGTCTATACAAGGGAGATAATAATGGTTTTCATCTAATAAATTTACTATAAGGATTAAATGTATTACTACCTTTGCTTAGAAGAGTGATGGCACCAGCGGTTATCTTCCTAAATTATGGTTCCAACTATattactcaatattttaaaacaaaacctttttaatGTTAGTAAAATCAGTTCCAAAATCCTGGGAATGACACGAAGCTCTTTACAATTAGCCCCCAAGCTATTTTTCAAACTTCAGATCCTACCTTTTCCCTGTATTGCCTGGTTATCTGgttataaaaaatgtattgctGATCTTCCTACAACAGGGTGACTTTTCAGCCCTCCATGTCTTTTTGAAGGTTGTTCCTTCTGCACAGACTACCCTCCACCCTTCCCCTTTCCACGCTACATggtgtgttctttctttttaacgGGTCTTGTCTTCTTTATTCCCATGATTTACAGCTTGGGTCCCTCTCACTTCTCATCTGGATGACTGCAACTGCCTCCAAATGTGAGCTACCTGCCTCCAGATTTGTCACCTTCACATTCCCACTATGACCAGTACGAGCGCTACTGGCAAATGTGCTCATGTCCCTTTCCTATCTAAGATCCTTCCATCACTCCCTGCTGTCTTGTTAAGTGAAACACAAACTTCAAAGCATTCTACATTAAGTTGATGTTCATCTTGTTATTCTCTTCGCCCTCCTCTCCAATCCTTTCAGACATCACACATACACGTATGTACATGCAAAGCACACGAGTCCCATGTTCTTTAGCTTTTGAACATGCTGTTTCTTCTGATTCTTTATCCTTGCTTAggttaaactttaaatttttcaaGACATAAGCTCAGGCTTCATGTCTTCTGAGATGCTTTCTTTGATCCCATTTCCCCTACTCTTAGACATGGTTAGAAATCACCTAAGTCCTCCCATAGTGACCTGGGCACCTCTCTATCCCAGTATCGGTCATATTACATAGCCATCGCTTGCTTATCTTTCCTGTGAAACTCTTTGAAGTCAGGAAGCATTTTCCATCAATCTCCAATACCtataataaagtgcacaataaatgcatgtaaaatgaataaaactctaCTCCAAAGCTCTTCCTATTGTAACAGGAAGAACCATTGTTTCCTCCATTATGCTTTTACTATCTTATTATTATTCACCATATCCTGTTAATTCCACCTTCTAAAGAATGTCTTTTGAATCCATCTCTTCATCTTTACTGCCATTCCCCCGGTTGAGCCATTATGACCTACTAGAAGGTATTAataggaactttaaaaaaaattacaatatccTCTGCTCCTCAACAGCACTGGCTCATAACAGGCACTGACACATTGGAGAAATGACTTAGTTCAACCTCCATGACTGGTTTTCTTCATCCTGTCCCCCTCCAGACCAGTGTCCACAAGCAGTTTAAGGGCTCCTTCATTTCTCAATCTTTTTTGTGCTGTACTACAATTGCCTCACATCCACATTCAAGGTTATTGATCCACTCTTAACAGCTGTGTCTCATCTGTTGTTGCCCATCAAATGAGTTTATAGTCAATGACCATATTATCTTCATTCTTTCTCAAAACCCTTTTAATTCATACTCTTatgacttttttgtttcattatccTCAATCACTTGCAACATACTTTCATAGTCTATTTTGGATAGCTCCCTAATTCCTTGATTTTCATGTGCAATTTTTCCTCTGCTGTCTCTACCTTATGGTGATTTACTTTTTTCTCAAGTggcttgtaattttttattttatgcccATCTTTTTACTTTCGGAGTCCTGAGAGCCCTGGATTTAAATGTGAGCCCTTTGaatgtaatttcatttgttttttcctaagtGTTAATGGTTTCAATGATCTTGgacaatttgctttttaaagactctccctctgttgcccaggctggagggcagcagtgcaatcatagctcactacagcctggaactcctggcctcaagtgattttccaaccttggcctcccaaagcactgttACCACAGgctgagccacggtgcctggccaaatcagtttttatgttaatttcccAGAGTGTTCCTGAATAACGTTTTTGTGTATTATTTAGACCGATGCCTTCAAGTA
The sequence above is a segment of the Theropithecus gelada isolate Dixy chromosome 14, Tgel_1.0, whole genome shotgun sequence genome. Coding sequences within it:
- the ZNF202 gene encoding zinc finger protein 202; this encodes MATAVEPEDQDLWEEEGILMVKLEDDFTCRPESVLQRDDPVLETSHQNFRRFRYQEAASPREALIRLRELCHQWLRPERRTKEQILELLVLEQFLTVLPGELQSWVRGQRPESGEEAVTLVEGLQKQPRRPRRWVTVHVHGQEVLSEETVHLEAEPESPSEPQDPVQSSTPRQSPEETTQSPDRGAPAEQRPQQEEELQSLQESEVPVPQEPDLPAERSSGDSEMVALLTALSQGLVTFKDVAVCFSQDQWSDLDPTQKEFYGEYVLEEDCGIVVSLSFPIPRPDEISQVREEEPWVPDIQEPQETQEPEILSFTYTGDRSKDEEECPEQEDLSLEDIHRPILGEPEIHQTPDWEIVFEDNLGGLNERRFGTNISQVNSFVNLRETTPIQPLLGRHHDCSVCGKSFTCNSHLVRHLRTHTGEKPYKCMECGKSYTRSSHLARHQKVHKMNAPYKYPLNRKNLEETSPLTQAERTPSVEKPYRCDDCGKHFRWTSDLVRHQRTHTGEKPFFCTICGKSFSQKSVLTTHQRIHLGGKPYLCGECGEDFSEHRRYLAHRKTHAAEELYLCSECGRCFTHSAAFAKHLRGHASVRPCRCNECGKSFSRRDHLVRHQRTHTGEKPFTCPTCGKSFSRGYHLIRHQRTHSEKTS